The following coding sequences lie in one Stenotrophomonas rhizophila genomic window:
- a CDS encoding FliI/YscN family ATPase → MNTEPLPVPAAEWAPARNLRLAARLDSIQPDGNHGRGLIREGVLRRAVGLTLEAVGCESPMGASCKVEVADGGWVDAEVVGFAGERTYLMPSAELHGLLPNARVVPVLGRGGVEVGEGLLGRVIDSDGVPLDGKGPIRAEGTVSMAGVSINPLAREPITQPLDVGVRAINALLPIGRGQRVGLFAGSGVGKSTLLGMMTRYTAADVIVVGLIGERGREVRDFVESTLGEEGLRRAVVVASPADRPPLARLHGAYRATAIAEWFRDQGLNVLLLMDSLTRFAQAQREIGLSVGEPPTTRGYPPSVFAKLPALVERAGNGAKGRGSITAFYTVLTEGDDPQDPIADAARAILDGHILLSRRVADSGLYPAIDVESSVSRVVTEIADEPWRLRIRKLKRLVSAYSSNRDLIAIGAYQRGNDPATDEALERWSDIAEFLGQDVGKAADLPHSQAALKRLVEPES, encoded by the coding sequence ATGAACACCGAACCCCTGCCCGTCCCGGCCGCCGAGTGGGCGCCCGCGCGCAACCTGCGCCTGGCCGCGCGCCTGGACAGCATCCAGCCCGACGGCAACCACGGCCGCGGCCTGATCCGCGAAGGCGTGCTGCGCCGTGCGGTCGGGCTTACATTGGAAGCGGTCGGCTGCGAATCGCCGATGGGCGCCAGCTGCAAGGTGGAAGTCGCCGACGGCGGCTGGGTGGATGCCGAAGTGGTCGGCTTTGCCGGCGAGCGCACCTACCTGATGCCCAGCGCCGAACTGCATGGCCTGCTGCCCAACGCGCGGGTGGTGCCGGTCCTGGGCCGCGGCGGCGTGGAAGTGGGCGAAGGCCTGCTCGGCCGGGTCATCGACAGCGATGGCGTGCCGCTGGACGGCAAAGGCCCGATCCGCGCCGAAGGCACCGTGAGCATGGCCGGGGTGTCGATCAACCCGCTTGCCCGCGAGCCGATCACCCAGCCGCTGGACGTGGGCGTGCGCGCGATCAACGCGCTGCTGCCGATCGGCCGTGGCCAGCGTGTCGGCCTGTTTGCCGGTTCGGGCGTGGGTAAATCCACCCTGCTCGGCATGATGACCCGCTACACCGCCGCCGACGTGATCGTGGTGGGCCTGATCGGTGAACGTGGCCGCGAAGTGCGCGATTTCGTTGAAAGCACCCTCGGCGAAGAAGGCCTGCGCCGCGCCGTGGTAGTGGCCAGCCCGGCCGACCGCCCGCCGCTGGCCCGCCTGCACGGCGCCTACCGCGCCACCGCCATTGCCGAATGGTTCCGCGACCAGGGCCTGAACGTACTGCTGCTGATGGACTCGCTGACCCGCTTCGCGCAGGCCCAGCGTGAGATCGGCCTGTCGGTGGGCGAGCCGCCCACCACCCGCGGCTACCCGCCATCGGTGTTTGCCAAGCTGCCGGCCCTGGTGGAACGCGCCGGCAACGGCGCCAAGGGCCGGGGGTCGATCACCGCCTTCTACACCGTGCTGACCGAAGGCGACGATCCGCAGGATCCGATCGCCGACGCCGCCCGCGCCATTCTCGACGGCCATATCCTGCTGTCGCGCCGGGTGGCCGACAGCGGCCTGTACCCGGCCATCGACGTGGAATCGTCGGTCAGCCGCGTGGTCACCGAAATTGCCGACGAACCCTGGCGCCTGCGCATCCGCAAGCTCAAGCGCCTGGTCTCGGCGTACTCGTCCAACCGCGACCTGATCGCGATCGGCGCCTACCAGCGCGGTAACGATCCGGCCACCGACGAAGCGCTGGAGCGCTGGTCGGACATCGCCGAATTCCTCGGCCAGGACGTCGGCAAGGCCGCCGACCTGCCGCACAGCCAGGCCGCACTCAAGCGCCTGGTGGAACCTGAGAGCTAA
- the fliF gene encoding flagellar basal-body MS-ring/collar protein FliF, whose amino-acid sequence MALSLSKESLNTEKAGQWFDRLQSLQITRRLGLMAMIAVAVAAGLFVFFWSQKPGMVPLYTGLDQKATAEATDLLRTAQIPFELDPATGGITVPEKNLHDARLKLAGSGLTDSGRLGFELMERDPGFGVSQFMENARYQHSLETELSRTINTLRPVRDSRVHLAIPKPSAFTRQRDVASASVVLELRGGQQLERGQIDAIVHMVAASIPDLAPERVTVVDQSGRMLSVSDPNSDAAMNAAQFEQVRRQETSFNQRIRELLEPMTGPGRVNPETSVDMDFSVIEEARELYNGEPQKLRSEQMSENSSNVPGPQGVPGAASNTPPGPAAAPATAAAPTETSKNATRNYELDRTLQHTRQPAGRIKRVSVAVLVDNVPRAGANGKTTEQALSAAELTRVEALVKQAVGFDAERGDTVSVMNAPFVREVTPVEGPKWWELPQVQDALRLLLGAIVVLALVFGVLRPALRSITGQNKKDSDEALEPHSADVQLVDDGEGLPALGSERLNAAGHETLALPVDSYEERLRMAREAVKTDSKRVAQVVKGWVAND is encoded by the coding sequence ATGGCCCTGTCGCTCTCCAAAGAATCGCTGAACACCGAAAAGGCTGGGCAGTGGTTCGACCGGCTGCAAAGCCTGCAGATCACCCGTCGGCTCGGACTGATGGCGATGATCGCCGTGGCCGTGGCGGCAGGTCTGTTCGTGTTCTTCTGGTCGCAGAAGCCGGGCATGGTGCCGCTGTACACCGGCCTGGACCAGAAGGCCACCGCCGAAGCCACCGACCTGCTGCGCACCGCGCAGATTCCGTTCGAACTGGACCCGGCCACCGGTGGCATCACCGTGCCGGAAAAGAACCTGCACGACGCCCGCCTGAAGCTGGCCGGCTCGGGCCTGACCGACAGCGGCAGGCTCGGCTTCGAGCTGATGGAGCGTGATCCGGGCTTCGGCGTCAGCCAGTTCATGGAAAACGCCCGCTACCAGCATTCGCTGGAAACCGAGCTGTCGCGCACCATCAACACGCTGCGCCCGGTGCGCGATTCGCGCGTGCACCTGGCCATTCCCAAGCCCAGCGCCTTCACCCGCCAGCGTGACGTGGCCAGTGCCTCGGTGGTGCTGGAACTGCGCGGTGGCCAGCAGCTGGAACGCGGCCAGATCGATGCCATCGTGCACATGGTGGCCGCCAGCATTCCCGACCTGGCCCCCGAGCGCGTGACCGTGGTCGACCAGAGCGGGCGCATGCTGAGCGTGTCCGATCCCAACAGCGATGCGGCGATGAACGCCGCGCAGTTCGAACAGGTGCGCCGCCAGGAAACTTCGTTCAACCAGCGCATCCGCGAACTGCTGGAACCGATGACCGGCCCGGGCCGGGTCAATCCGGAAACCAGCGTGGACATGGACTTCTCGGTCATCGAGGAAGCCCGTGAGCTGTACAACGGCGAGCCGCAGAAGCTGCGCAGCGAGCAGATGAGCGAGAACAGCAGCAACGTGCCCGGCCCGCAGGGCGTGCCCGGTGCAGCCAGCAACACCCCGCCCGGCCCGGCCGCCGCGCCGGCCACCGCCGCCGCCCCGACCGAAACCTCGAAGAACGCCACCCGCAACTACGAGCTGGACCGTACCCTGCAGCACACCCGCCAGCCGGCGGGCCGCATCAAGCGCGTGTCGGTGGCGGTGCTGGTGGACAACGTGCCGCGTGCCGGCGCCAACGGCAAGACCACCGAGCAGGCACTGTCGGCGGCCGAACTGACCCGCGTCGAAGCCCTGGTCAAGCAGGCGGTCGGCTTCGATGCCGAACGAGGCGACACGGTGTCGGTGATGAATGCCCCGTTCGTGCGTGAAGTCACCCCGGTCGAAGGGCCCAAGTGGTGGGAGCTGCCGCAGGTGCAGGACGCATTGCGTCTGCTGCTCGGCGCGATCGTGGTGCTGGCGCTGGTGTTCGGCGTGCTGCGCCCGGCGCTGCGCTCGATCACCGGCCAGAACAAGAAAGACAGCGACGAGGCACTGGAACCGCACAGTGCCGACGTACAGCTGGTCGACGATGGCGAAGGCCTGCCCGCGCTGGGCAGCGAACGCCTGAACGCGGCCGGACATGAAACCCTGGCATTGCCGGTGGACTCCTACGAGGAACGACTGCGCATGGCGCGTGAAGCTGTAAAGACCGATTCCAAGCGCGTGGCCCAGGTGGTCAAGGGCTGGGTGGCCAATGACTGA
- a CDS encoding FliH/SctL family protein, with translation MNNAVRWLAPDLLAVPEPAPVEESFELTEPDPEHEPEPLLQLPTLEEIQQIQDAAEKDGFDRGHADGQAQGQAEVRRLVAQIEGILDNFSRPLVRLENEVVAALGELAVRIAGTLVGRAYQADPALLAQLVGEAVDAVGGANREVEVRLHPDDIAALTPLLQLSPTQRLTPDVSLSRGDLRVHAEAVRIDGTLEARLRGALDAVLRKSGASA, from the coding sequence GTGAACAACGCCGTGCGCTGGCTTGCCCCGGACCTGCTGGCGGTGCCCGAACCGGCACCGGTGGAGGAGAGTTTCGAGCTCACCGAACCGGATCCGGAGCACGAACCGGAACCGCTGCTGCAGCTGCCCACGCTGGAGGAAATCCAGCAGATCCAGGACGCCGCCGAAAAAGACGGCTTCGACCGCGGCCATGCCGACGGCCAGGCCCAGGGCCAGGCCGAGGTGCGCCGCCTGGTCGCGCAGATCGAAGGCATCCTGGACAACTTCAGCCGGCCGCTGGTGCGTCTGGAGAATGAAGTGGTGGCCGCGCTGGGCGAACTGGCCGTCCGCATCGCCGGCACTCTGGTCGGCCGTGCGTACCAGGCCGACCCGGCGCTGCTCGCGCAGCTGGTGGGCGAGGCCGTCGACGCGGTCGGCGGCGCCAACCGCGAGGTTGAGGTGCGCCTGCACCCTGACGACATCGCCGCGCTCACCCCGCTGCTGCAGCTGTCGCCCACCCAGCGCCTCACCCCCGACGTCAGCCTGAGCCGCGGCGACCTGCGCGTGCACGCCGAAGCGGTGCGCATCGACGGCACCCTGGAAGCCCGCCTGCGTGGCGCGCTGGATGCGGTGCTGCGCAAATCCGGAGCCAGTGCATGA
- a CDS encoding flagellar basal body-associated FliL family protein — MELPLVAAAADKTKKSADKDKAAKPRSPLLITALVAVLAAGAAGGGAWYFATSSQHDSKAAKPAASKAMPAPAQYFGLEPPFVVNLNSSFDGPRYLQVEVQLMTRDPAALEAIKLHAPAIRAKLLMLFSQVEPTQIADRAGKERLQADSLAEVQKLLKAETGSKGADELLFTSFVTQ, encoded by the coding sequence ATGGAGCTTCCCCTCGTGGCCGCAGCCGCCGACAAAACCAAGAAATCCGCCGACAAGGACAAGGCTGCCAAGCCGCGTAGTCCGTTGTTGATCACCGCCCTGGTGGCCGTGCTCGCCGCTGGCGCCGCCGGTGGCGGTGCGTGGTACTTCGCCACGTCGTCCCAGCACGACAGCAAGGCCGCCAAGCCGGCCGCCAGCAAGGCCATGCCCGCACCGGCGCAGTACTTCGGGCTGGAGCCGCCGTTCGTGGTCAACCTCAACAGCAGCTTCGACGGCCCGCGCTACCTGCAGGTGGAAGTCCAGCTGATGACCCGCGACCCGGCCGCGCTGGAGGCGATCAAGCTGCACGCCCCGGCCATCCGCGCCAAGCTGCTGATGCTGTTCTCGCAGGTCGAGCCCACCCAGATCGCCGACCGCGCCGGCAAGGAACGCCTGCAGGCCGACTCGCTGGCCGAAGTGCAGAAGCTGCTCAAGGCCGAAACCGGCTCCAAGGGCGCCGACGAACTGCTGTTCACCAGCTTCGTCACCCAGTAA
- the fliO gene encoding flagellar biosynthetic protein FliO, with the protein MASLLIAAGTPAAKVGQHAAAAPSMFGAVLALLAVLALIIGLGWLLKRMPGSGFRPAEGMRVVASLNVGAKERVVVVEVNGEQLLLGVTAGGINTLHHLPEPLPTPAPARLPDLKNLPTLKNLPNFAQLLQQRLRKEP; encoded by the coding sequence ATCGCATCGCTGCTCATCGCCGCCGGTACCCCGGCGGCCAAGGTCGGCCAGCACGCGGCCGCCGCACCGAGCATGTTCGGTGCGGTGCTGGCGCTGCTGGCGGTGCTGGCGCTGATCATCGGCCTGGGCTGGCTGCTCAAGCGCATGCCCGGCAGCGGCTTCCGCCCGGCCGAAGGCATGCGCGTGGTGGCCAGCCTCAACGTGGGCGCCAAGGAGCGCGTGGTGGTGGTGGAGGTCAACGGTGAGCAGTTGCTGCTGGGCGTCACCGCCGGCGGCATCAACACCCTGCACCACCTGCCCGAACCGCTGCCGACGCCGGCCCCGGCGCGCCTGCCGGACCTGAAGAACCTCCCGACGCTCAAGAACCTCCCGAATTTCGCCCAGCTGCTGCAACAGCGGCTGCGCAAGGAACCCTGA
- the fliG gene encoding flagellar motor switch protein FliG yields MSGVQRAAVLLLSLGELDAAEVLRHMEPKEVQKIGIAMATMTDITRAQVEGVMDQFSSELGSKTSLGVGSDDYIRNMLVQALGSEKAGNLIDRILLGRNTTGLDALKWMDPRAVADLVRNEHPQIIAIVMAHLETDQAADALKLLPERTRVDVLLRIATLDGIPPNALNELNEIMERQFAGNQNLKSSNIGGVQCAANILNFMDSGQDQAILGEIARIDAPLSGRIQDLMFVFDDLVDLDDRELQLVLREVSGERLGLALRGADIKVRDKITRNMSQRAAEILLEDMEARGPVRLSDVEVAQREILAIVKRMADEGTVTIGGNAEAML; encoded by the coding sequence CTGAGCGGCGTACAACGCGCCGCCGTCCTGCTGCTGTCGCTGGGTGAACTGGACGCGGCCGAAGTGCTGCGCCACATGGAACCCAAGGAGGTGCAGAAGATCGGCATCGCCATGGCCACCATGACCGACATCACCCGTGCCCAGGTGGAAGGGGTGATGGACCAGTTCAGTTCCGAACTGGGCTCCAAGACCTCGCTGGGCGTGGGCTCGGACGACTACATCCGCAACATGCTGGTGCAGGCGCTGGGCAGCGAGAAGGCCGGCAACCTGATCGACCGCATCCTGCTCGGTCGCAACACCACCGGCCTGGACGCGCTGAAGTGGATGGACCCGCGTGCGGTGGCCGACCTGGTCCGCAACGAGCATCCGCAGATCATCGCCATCGTGATGGCCCACCTGGAAACCGACCAGGCCGCCGACGCGCTCAAGCTGCTGCCCGAACGTACCCGGGTGGACGTGCTGCTGCGCATCGCCACCCTGGACGGCATTCCGCCGAACGCGCTGAACGAGCTCAACGAAATCATGGAGCGCCAGTTCGCCGGCAACCAGAACCTGAAGTCGTCCAACATCGGCGGCGTGCAGTGCGCGGCCAACATCCTGAACTTCATGGACAGCGGCCAGGACCAGGCGATCCTGGGCGAGATCGCCCGCATCGATGCCCCGCTGAGCGGGCGCATCCAGGACCTGATGTTCGTGTTCGACGACCTGGTGGACCTGGACGACCGCGAACTGCAGCTGGTGCTGCGCGAAGTCAGCGGCGAGCGCCTGGGCCTGGCCCTGCGCGGCGCCGACATCAAGGTGCGCGACAAGATCACCCGCAACATGTCCCAGCGCGCCGCCGAGATCCTGCTCGAAGACATGGAAGCACGCGGTCCGGTGCGCCTGTCCGACGTGGAAGTGGCGCAGCGCGAGATCCTGGCCATCGTCAAGCGCATGGCCGATGAAGGCACCGTCACCATTGGCGGCAACGCGGAGGCGATGCTGTGA
- a CDS encoding flagellar hook-length control protein FliK, whose amino-acid sequence MPPALQGTASTGAAKATGTSPRSDASSGDTRRDFDALLNGDGASTAKAPARLAGKAGNAGTADGSAKPGNEPNTPATADAPKRPGSDASSEAAADAGTTESTAAAKPAAQDSADDTEPAPWPPLGLAGLALAGTPPHLPPALQPAAPAATDADPLLATAAPLPAPALPLTAAAAGAATASEPAAALVLPADATVADDPALLKAVTDALAGADSGDAPATPLLHALHAAAELKTSAVTAAFTGSPTATPDVGADDFGDAMSARIGWLADQKIGHAVIRVTPHDLGQIEVRLQIDGDKVHASFSSAHAEVRHALETSLPRLREMLGEQGFQLGNADVGQQHTAQGGQDGNGQPGATGGDGEPTLADITVSPAQLMRQRGLVDAYA is encoded by the coding sequence ATGCCTCCCGCACTTCAGGGCACTGCGTCCACGGGCGCTGCCAAGGCCACCGGTACATCCCCGCGCAGCGACGCGTCGTCCGGCGATACCCGCCGGGACTTTGACGCCCTGCTCAACGGCGACGGCGCCAGCACCGCCAAGGCGCCCGCACGCCTCGCCGGCAAGGCCGGCAACGCGGGCACTGCCGACGGGTCGGCCAAACCCGGGAACGAACCGAACACCCCCGCCACTGCCGATGCGCCCAAGCGCCCGGGCAGCGACGCATCCAGCGAGGCCGCGGCCGACGCGGGCACTACCGAAAGCACCGCCGCCGCCAAACCGGCGGCCCAGGACAGCGCGGACGACACCGAGCCCGCGCCGTGGCCACCGCTCGGCCTGGCCGGGCTGGCCCTGGCCGGCACCCCGCCGCACCTGCCGCCCGCGCTGCAACCGGCCGCCCCTGCGGCGACCGATGCCGACCCGCTGCTGGCCACTGCCGCCCCGCTGCCCGCCCCGGCGCTGCCGTTGACTGCCGCCGCGGCAGGTGCCGCTACCGCCAGCGAACCGGCCGCCGCGCTGGTGTTGCCCGCCGATGCCACGGTGGCCGACGACCCGGCACTGCTCAAGGCCGTCACCGACGCCCTGGCCGGCGCCGACAGCGGTGATGCCCCGGCCACCCCGCTGCTGCACGCGCTGCACGCCGCGGCCGAGCTGAAGACCAGTGCCGTCACGGCGGCATTCACCGGCAGCCCGACCGCCACCCCGGACGTGGGCGCCGATGACTTCGGCGATGCCATGAGCGCCCGCATCGGCTGGTTGGCCGACCAGAAGATCGGCCATGCGGTGATCCGGGTGACCCCGCATGACCTGGGCCAGATCGAAGTGCGCCTGCAGATTGACGGTGACAAGGTGCACGCCAGCTTCAGCAGCGCCCATGCCGAGGTCCGCCACGCGCTCGAAACCAGCCTGCCCCGCCTGCGCGAGATGCTCGGCGAGCAGGGCTTCCAGCTCGGCAACGCCGATGTGGGCCAGCAGCACACCGCGCAGGGCGGCCAGGACGGTAACGGGCAGCCCGGCGCGACCGGCGGCGACGGCGAACCGACGCTGGCCGACATCACCGTCTCGCCGGCGCAGTTGATGCGCCAGCGCGGGTTGGTTGACGCGTACGCGTAG
- the fliN gene encoding flagellar motor switch protein FliN: MNDIETNEPAPAQFTTLQSDDSLGPELNLDVILDVPVTLSLEVGRARLPIRNLLQLNQGSVVELERGAGESLDVFVNGTLIAHGEVVVINDRFGVRLTDVVSPSERIRRLR; this comes from the coding sequence ATGAACGATATCGAAACCAACGAACCGGCACCGGCACAGTTCACCACGCTGCAGTCCGATGACAGCCTGGGGCCCGAACTGAACCTGGATGTCATCCTCGATGTGCCGGTGACGCTGTCGCTGGAAGTGGGCCGCGCGCGCCTGCCGATCCGGAACCTGCTGCAGCTCAACCAGGGCTCGGTGGTGGAACTGGAACGCGGTGCCGGCGAATCGCTGGACGTGTTCGTCAACGGCACGCTGATCGCGCATGGCGAAGTGGTGGTCATCAACGATCGTTTCGGCGTGCGCCTGACCGACGTGGTCAGCCCCAGCGAACGGATCCGGAGACTGCGTTGA
- the fliE gene encoding flagellar hook-basal body complex protein FliE, translated as MSHSVTSVLSQIRSFQTQMGQSAVSPLTEAPKNNAIQGLVSPQEVQGPSFTETLRGAIAGVNDAQQKSGALAKAFELGEPGADLAKVMVASQQSQIAFRATVEVRNRLVQAYQDVMNMPL; from the coding sequence ATGTCGCACTCCGTCACCTCCGTCCTTTCCCAGATCCGCTCCTTCCAGACCCAGATGGGGCAGTCCGCCGTCAGCCCGCTGACGGAGGCGCCGAAGAACAATGCCATCCAGGGCCTTGTCTCCCCCCAGGAAGTGCAGGGTCCGAGCTTCACCGAAACCCTGCGCGGCGCCATTGCCGGCGTCAACGATGCCCAGCAGAAGTCCGGCGCATTGGCCAAGGCCTTCGAACTGGGTGAACCCGGTGCCGACCTTGCCAAGGTAATGGTCGCCTCGCAGCAGTCCCAGATCGCCTTCCGCGCCACCGTGGAAGTCCGTAACCGTCTCGTCCAGGCTTACCAGGACGTGATGAACATGCCGCTGTAA
- a CDS encoding flagellar biosynthetic protein FliQ: protein MTPELALTELRGGLIVVLWVAGPLLLTVLIVGVVVGVVQAATQLNEPTIAFVAKAAALTAVLFALGSLLIGQLVEYTTLLFQRIPHLIG from the coding sequence ATGACGCCCGAACTTGCGTTGACCGAACTGCGTGGCGGCCTGATCGTGGTGCTGTGGGTGGCCGGCCCGCTGCTGCTCACCGTGTTGATCGTCGGCGTGGTGGTGGGCGTGGTGCAGGCCGCCACCCAGCTCAACGAGCCCACCATCGCCTTCGTGGCCAAGGCCGCGGCGCTCACCGCGGTGCTGTTCGCGCTGGGCAGCCTGCTGATCGGCCAGCTGGTGGAGTACACCACGCTGCTGTTCCAGCGCATCCCGCACCTCATCGGGTAG
- the fliJ gene encoding flagellar export protein FliJ: protein MIQSKRFDPLLKRAQDHEDEVARDLAERQRTLDTHLSRLDELRRYADEYANAQMAATSPAQLLNRRAFLDRLDSAVAQQRQTVDHNREKVEAERARLILASRDKAVLEQLAASYRAQEKVVTDRRDQREMDDLGARRSRQAQREDTDTGGTP from the coding sequence ATGATCCAGTCCAAGCGTTTCGATCCCCTGCTCAAGCGGGCCCAGGACCACGAAGACGAGGTTGCCCGTGACCTGGCCGAACGCCAGCGCACGCTCGACACCCACCTGTCGCGCCTGGACGAGCTGCGCCGTTACGCCGACGAGTACGCCAACGCGCAGATGGCGGCCACCAGCCCGGCCCAGCTGCTCAACCGGCGCGCATTCCTGGACCGCCTGGACAGTGCGGTGGCGCAGCAGCGCCAGACCGTGGACCACAACCGGGAAAAGGTCGAGGCCGAACGCGCCCGCCTGATCTTGGCCAGCCGCGACAAGGCGGTGCTTGAACAGCTGGCCGCCAGCTACCGCGCACAGGAGAAGGTGGTCACCGACCGTCGCGACCAGCGCGAGATGGACGACCTCGGCGCGCGCCGCAGCCGCCAGGCGCAGCGCGAAGACACCGACACCGGAGGCACGCCGTGA
- the fliP gene encoding flagellar type III secretion system pore protein FliP (The bacterial flagellar biogenesis protein FliP forms a type III secretion system (T3SS)-type pore required for flagellar assembly.), protein MRGPNASWTRYLPLLLLLLLCALPALAMAAPGLPGTPALPDVNVGKIGGQPVSLPLQTLLLMTAITLIPSMLLVLTAFTRIIIVLGLLRQALGTGQTPSNQVLLGLALFLTAMVMLPVWQKAWGSGMAPYLNGEIDFQTAWTLTTQPLRAFMLAQIRETDLMTFAGMAGHGTYSGPDAIPFPVLVASFVTSELKTAFEIGFLIFIPFVIIDLVVASVLMSMGMMMLSPMLVSAPFKILLFVLVDGWVLVVGTLAASFNAVQ, encoded by the coding sequence ATGCGTGGCCCGAACGCCTCCTGGACCCGTTACCTGCCGTTGCTGCTGCTCCTGCTGTTGTGTGCGCTGCCGGCGCTGGCGATGGCCGCCCCCGGCCTGCCTGGCACCCCGGCGCTGCCGGACGTGAATGTCGGCAAGATCGGCGGCCAGCCGGTCAGCCTGCCGCTGCAGACCCTGCTGCTGATGACCGCGATCACCCTGATCCCGTCGATGCTGCTGGTACTGACCGCCTTCACCCGCATCATCATCGTGCTGGGCCTGCTGCGCCAGGCGCTGGGCACCGGCCAGACCCCGTCCAACCAGGTGCTGCTGGGCCTGGCCCTGTTCCTCACCGCGATGGTGATGCTGCCGGTGTGGCAGAAGGCCTGGGGCAGCGGCATGGCGCCCTACCTCAACGGCGAGATCGACTTCCAGACCGCCTGGACGCTCACCACCCAGCCGCTGCGCGCCTTCATGCTGGCGCAGATCCGCGAAACCGACCTGATGACCTTCGCCGGCATGGCCGGGCACGGCACCTATTCCGGTCCGGATGCGATTCCGTTCCCGGTGCTGGTGGCCTCGTTCGTCACCAGCGAACTGAAGACCGCCTTCGAAATCGGCTTCCTGATCTTCATCCCGTTCGTGATCATCGACCTGGTCGTGGCCAGCGTGCTGATGTCGATGGGCATGATGATGCTGTCGCCGATGCTGGTGTCGGCACCGTTCAAGATCCTGCTGTTCGTGCTGGTCGACGGCTGGGTCCTGGTGGTCGGCACCCTGGCCGCCAGCTTCAACGCGGTGCAGTGA
- the fliM gene encoding flagellar motor switch protein FliM has translation MNDLLSQDEIDALLHGVDSGAVETDVDAATPGEARSYDFASQDRIIRGRMPTLEMVNERFARLWRIGLFNLIRRSAELSVRGIELIKFNDYMHSLYVPTNLNLIRFKPLRGTGLIVFEPTLVFAIVDNFFGGDGRYPTRIEGREFTATEMRVIHLLLKQTFADLQEAWAPVMDVELEYINSEINPHFANIVTPREYVVVCRLHVELDGGGGDIHVTLPYSMLEPIRELLDAGIQSDRNDRDASWGVMLREQLNIAEVTLSSVLASKRMTLRELTGLKVGDILPIDLQPQVPVCVENIPVFTGEFGVANGSNAVKIIATHPPGTRPRVPVIQEDPQ, from the coding sequence ATGAATGACCTGCTTTCCCAGGACGAGATCGATGCGCTGTTGCACGGCGTGGATTCGGGTGCGGTCGAAACCGATGTGGACGCGGCAACGCCCGGCGAAGCCCGCAGCTACGACTTTGCCAGCCAGGACCGCATCATCCGTGGGCGCATGCCGACCCTGGAGATGGTCAACGAACGCTTCGCGCGCCTGTGGCGGATCGGCTTGTTCAACCTGATCCGTCGCTCGGCCGAGCTGTCGGTGCGCGGCATCGAGCTGATCAAGTTCAACGACTACATGCACTCGCTGTACGTGCCCACCAACCTCAACCTGATCCGCTTCAAGCCGCTGCGCGGCACCGGGCTGATCGTGTTCGAGCCGACGCTGGTGTTCGCGATCGTGGACAACTTCTTCGGCGGTGACGGGCGCTACCCCACCCGCATCGAAGGCCGCGAGTTCACCGCCACCGAAATGCGCGTGATCCACCTGCTGCTCAAGCAGACCTTCGCCGACCTGCAGGAAGCGTGGGCCCCGGTGATGGACGTGGAGCTGGAGTACATCAACTCCGAGATCAACCCGCACTTCGCCAACATCGTGACCCCGCGCGAGTACGTGGTGGTCTGCCGCCTGCACGTCGAGCTCGATGGCGGTGGCGGTGACATCCACGTCACCCTGCCCTACTCGATGCTCGAACCGATCCGCGAACTGCTCGATGCCGGCATCCAGAGCGACCGCAACGACCGCGATGCCAGCTGGGGCGTGATGCTGCGCGAACAGCTCAACATCGCCGAGGTCACCCTGTCCAGCGTACTGGCCAGCAAGCGCATGACGCTGCGCGAACTGACCGGGCTGAAGGTCGGCGACATCCTGCCGATCGACCTGCAGCCGCAGGTGCCGGTGTGCGTGGAGAACATTCCGGTGTTCACCGGCGAGTTCGGCGTCGCCAATGGCAGCAACGCAGTGAAGATCATCGCCACCCATCCCCCGGGCACCCGCCCACGCGTTCCCGTTATCCAGGAAGACCCGCAATGA